The Candidatus Methylomirabilota bacterium DNA window AAGCAGGGCGATGTCCGGATCCAGGACATCAACGCGACCGTGGCGGGTGTCGGCGGCGCGGACCTCGATATTCGCGGCGAGGCCCGCGTCGAGCCGGGAGGCTTTCGCCTCCGCGACATCCGCGCGAGCATGGGCCTCCGTGGCGGCGACATGCCCATCAAGGCCTCGCTCGACCTGGAAGGCGCCGACATCGCGCCGCTGGCGCGGGCCTTTCTCGCCGCGTCGCCCGAGATCTCGGGTCCGGTGAAGGGCAAGCTCCAGGTCTCCGGCGCGCTTGCGCGGTTGGGCGCGACGGGCCAGCTCGATCTGAGCCGCGTGACGTTGAGTGAGGAGCGGAGGTCGTGCGCGCCGCCCACGCGGCGCCAGCTGGTGTTCGACGACGTGCGCGTGCCCGTGCTGCTCAAGCCTGCGGCCTTCGAGAGCGCGCCGCTCAGCGCGAAGCTCGGCAAGGGCTCGGTGGCGCTCACGTTCACGGCCGGGCTGACCGAGCCCTCTCCGCTTCTGAACCTTACGCACATCACGATTGAAGGCGTCGAGCTGCTGCCGGTGCTCCAGGGCTATCTCTGCCAGGGCTTCGCCGTATCGGGACCGCTCGATCTCGGCGGGGAGCTGTCGATGCACACCGCGGACGTGTGGCGCAGCATGAACGGTACGGGCCGGCTCAAGATCGGCAAGGGCCGCGTCGTGGGCGAGGACGCGCTCAAGCTCGTGCGCGACGTCCTCGAGGCGGGCACGGTCGTCGATCAGGTGCTGCGCGGGAAGCTCCCCGGACCGAGCAAGACGGCGCTCGATTTCGATTCGATAACGGGCAGCTATCGGATCACCGCCGGCGTGCTTCGCACGGACGACCTCCTTTATCAAGGCAAGGACCTGAAGGTGGCGGTGGCCGGGACCTACGCGCTCGTGGACGGCCGGACGGACATGAACGTGGTCGCGACCCAGGGCTCGAGCCAGCTCCGCGCCCAGGTGACGGGCAGCGGGGGCTCGCTGCGGGTCATCCCGACGGGCGTCAAGGTCAAAGAGTCCGAGCAGGTCAAGAAGTTGCTGGACCGGCTGTTGCGCTGAAGCGCGCCCCGCCTAATTTTCCCGCTTCGACGAGCCCGACGAAGAACGCGTAGAGCTGATTGTATTCGTCGTAGCGGGTCTGACCCAGTCTCGCTACGGTATCCGCGCGCAGGCCGCGGTACATCTCGAGCCGCCGCCTGAGGACGCCGATCCACTCGGCCGAGAGGTCCTCGGCGTCGATGGCGCCGAATCCGGCCCGCGCGAGAAGTGCCTTGTAGCCATCCATGCTCTGGAGCGTGACCGCGGCCATCCACTCCTCGAGCCGTCGTCGCTCGCTGTCGCCCAGGCGGGGTGTCACGATCCAGTCGCTGAAGGCGATGCGTCCGCCCGACAGGAGCACGCGGCCGCACTCCGCCAGCACCCGGCCCTTGTCCGGAACGTGGAGGAGCCCTTCCTGGCTGACCACGGCGGTGAACGCCTGCGCTCCGAAAGGCAGGCTCTGCGCGTCGCCCCGCACCATCCGCACGAGCCGCGCAAGACCGACCCGGGCGGTCAGGCGGCGGGCGCCGGCCGCGCGCTGGGGGTTGAGATCGATGCCGGTGACGCGCGCGCCCCAGCGGCGGGCGATGAACCGCGCGGGCCCTGCCAGCCCGGCGCAGACGTCGAGGACGCGGCTCGCGGCGTCGATGCGCGCGCGCCGCGCCAGGGCCTCGACGGCCTCGAGGCCGCCGTAGTGGTCCTGGTCGAGGTCGTACAGGTCTTCGGGCTGGAGGCGCTTGAGGTCCTTGTCCTGGCGGCGGAGGGCGTCCACGATCTGGCCCTCGCTGATCGGATGGCGGCTGTAAAAGTCCACGACGGACGGAACGTGCCGGTCCATGCCGGGCAGTATACGGTGGTCCGCCCTGGCACTGGGCCAAGTTGCGAGCCAGACGAGGCCCGAGCGAGTCGGCAGCCCGAGGCGTACGTGCGTGTACGTTGAGGGCTGCCGGCGAGCGAGAACGAAGTATGGCGAAGCAAATTGGCCCAGTGCCGAAGTGTTGCTCAGAGTCCGGCCGTATGGTACAAGTCAACCGCTGTCATCCCGCACACCGAGGAGACTGGGTGGAGCCATGAGCGACGCCGCCGCCAATCCTACGAAGGCCGGTCTGGAAGACGTAGTCGTCTCTCCCTCGGAGATCTGCTTCATCGACGGCCACAAGGGCCGGCTGGTCTACCGGGGCTTCGACGTGGACGACCTGGTCGCGCAGTCGACCTTCGAGGAGGTGACGTACCTCCTCTGGTACGGCAGGCTTCCCACGCGCAAGGAGCTGGACGCCCACGTCAAGGCGCTCTCCTCGACGGCCAATCGCAAGCTCCCGCCCAAGCTCCTCGCCATGCTCCGGCTCTTCCCGAAGAAGACGACACCGATGGAAATCCTGAGAACCGGTGTGTCGGCGCTGTCGGCCTTCGACCCGGACGCCGCCGACAACTCCCGGGAGGCGACCCTCCGCAAGTCGATCCGCTTGACGGCGCAGTTGCCGACGCTCGTGGCGGCCTGGGACCGCATCCGCAGCGGGAAGGCGCCGGTCGCGCCCAACCCGCGACTGTCGCTCGCGGGGAACTTCGTCTACATGATGACCGGCAAGAAGCCCACCCCGCTGGCCACCAAGACCTGCGACGTAGCCCTGATCCTCCACGCCGACCACGAGTTCAACGCCTCGACCTTCGCCGCCCGCGTGACGGCCGCGACGCTCTCCGACCTTCACTCGGCCGTGGTGTCCGGCATCGGCGCGCTCAAGGGCCCGCTGCACGGCGGCGCCAACGAGCAGGTCATGCTGATGGTCGAGAAGATCAAGGACCCCGCCAAGGCCGATCGATGGATCCGCCAGGCGCTCGCCGACAAGGCGCGCATCATGGGCTTCGGCCACCGCGTCTACCGCGTCGA harbors:
- a CDS encoding AsmA-like C-terminal region-containing protein; the protein is MAGRKWLRSSLIVFAAMVLLAAGTLALLPRLLDTAAFRAHVTQAAGQVVGRPVKFASLSVSLLPLPNVTLRELEIADDPRFGTSPVLRVGEVKVRVRLRPLLSLRIELASITLDKAQFELVEEGGRWNVATLAGAALPAKTVPRAVPGIPGATVVGGVMVSRISLTNAVVHVKRLGDKQGDVRIQDINATVAGVGGADLDIRGEARVEPGGFRLRDIRASMGLRGGDMPIKASLDLEGADIAPLARAFLAASPEISGPVKGKLQVSGALARLGATGQLDLSRVTLSEERRSCAPPTRRQLVFDDVRVPVLLKPAAFESAPLSAKLGKGSVALTFTAGLTEPSPLLNLTHITIEGVELLPVLQGYLCQGFAVSGPLDLGGELSMHTADVWRSMNGTGRLKIGKGRVVGEDALKLVRDVLEAGTVVDQVLRGKLPGPSKTALDFDSITGSYRITAGVLRTDDLLYQGKDLKVAVAGTYALVDGRTDMNVVATQGSSQLRAQVTGSGGSLRVIPTGVKVKESEQVKKLLDRLLR
- a CDS encoding methyltransferase domain-containing protein; protein product: MDRHVPSVVDFYSRHPISEGQIVDALRRQDKDLKRLQPEDLYDLDQDHYGGLEAVEALARRARIDAASRVLDVCAGLAGPARFIARRWGARVTGIDLNPQRAAGARRLTARVGLARLVRMVRGDAQSLPFGAQAFTAVVSQEGLLHVPDKGRVLAECGRVLLSGGRIAFSDWIVTPRLGDSERRRLEEWMAAVTLQSMDGYKALLARAGFGAIDAEDLSAEWIGVLRRRLEMYRGLRADTVARLGQTRYDEYNQLYAFFVGLVEAGKLGGARFSATAGPATS
- a CDS encoding citrate/2-methylcitrate synthase codes for the protein MSDAAANPTKAGLEDVVVSPSEICFIDGHKGRLVYRGFDVDDLVAQSTFEEVTYLLWYGRLPTRKELDAHVKALSSTANRKLPPKLLAMLRLFPKKTTPMEILRTGVSALSAFDPDAADNSREATLRKSIRLTAQLPTLVAAWDRIRSGKAPVAPNPRLSLAGNFVYMMTGKKPTPLATKTCDVALILHADHEFNASTFAARVTAATLSDLHSAVVSGIGALKGPLHGGANEQVMLMVEKIKDPAKADRWIRQALADKARIMGFGHRVYRVEDPRAKHLKRLALELGRQAGSTANVEILDIMARVVSAEKHIFPNVDLYSGAAYASMGISTDEFTPIFAMSRVAGWAAHVLEQHGNNRLIRPRSDYTGLTDEKYVPLAQR